A genome region from Lucilia cuprina isolate Lc7/37 chromosome 3, ASM2204524v1, whole genome shotgun sequence includes the following:
- the LOC111680651 gene encoding protein obstructor-E, producing MKQFVVCAIVAALCISSASAAFECPKPNGQFEHEVQCDKYYECDDGVAKEKLCPDGLVFDPLNRKINKCDQPFNVDCGDRVELQEPKSTKFCPRKNGFFAHPDESVCDIFYNCIDGDALEMKCTVGLHFDEYSGTCVWPDTAKRENCGVVVKKSNSGFECPKDQPKTDKRGQVVTHPRYPHPTDCQKFYVCLNGEDPRDLGCQTGEVYNDETEMCDAPENVPGCEDWYKDVDEKKN from the exons atgaagcaATTTGTAGTGTGTGCCATTGTTGCAGCTTTGTGTATTTCCAGCGCAA GCGCTGCTTTTGAATGTCCCAAACCCAATGGACAATTCGAACATGAAGTACAATGTGATAAATACTATGAATGTGATGATGGTGTAGCCAAGGAGAAATTATGTCCCGATGGTTTGGTATTCGATCCCTTGAACCGTAAAATCAACAAATGTGATCAACCCTTCAATGTAGACTGTGGTGATCGTGTTGAATTGC AGGAACCCAAATCCACTAAATTCTGTCCACGTAAAAATGGTTTCTTTGCCCATCCCGATGAAAGTGTTTGCGATATCTTCTACAATTGCATTGATGGTGATGCCTTGGAAATGAAATGTACCGTTGGTTTGCATTTCGATGAATACAGTGGCACCTGTGTCTGGCCCGATACTGCTAAACGTGAAAACTGTGGTGTTGTTGTTA agAAATCTAACAGTGGTTTCGAATGCCCCAAGGATCAACCTAAGACCGATAAACGCGGTCAAGTTGTCACTCATCCCAGATATCCTCATCCTACCGATTGCCAAAAGTTCTATGTCTGCTTGAACGGTGAAGATCCTCGTGATTTGGGTTGTCAAACCGGTGAAGTCTACAATGACGAAACTGAAATGTGTGATGCTCCCGAAAATGTTCCCGGTTGTGAAGACTGGTACAAAGATGTTgatgaaaagaaaaactaa
- the LOC111680660 gene encoding protein obstructor-E: MAFKFIILALMVSYVHCVPVESIECPEKYGVQAYAHTEHCDQFFLCTNGTITLETCENGLLFDGKGAVHNHCNYNWAVDCKGRQWDPTPISTPGCEYQFGIYPVSKECSTTYIKCAHGEPIEQECDAGLAYDERIHGCNWPDQLLETCNPEAVVGFKCPTKVDGPAARFWPFPRFPVPGDCHRLITCVEGHPRLITCGEDKVFDETTLTCEDPEEAHSKCGGGFGK, from the exons AtggcttttaaatttattattttggccCTTATGGTGTCTTATG TTCACTGTGTACCCGTCGAATCGATTGAATGTCCCGAGAAATATGGCGTTCAGGCTTATGCCCATACCGAACATTGCGATCAATTCTTTTTGTGCACCAATGGCACTATAACTTTGGAAACATGTGAAAATGGTTTATTGTTCGATGGCAAGGGAGCTGTACACAATCATTGCAACTACAATTGGGCTGTCGACTGCAAGGGCAGACAATGGGATC CTACACCCATTTCAACACCTGGTTGTGAGTATCAATTTGGTATTTATCCCGTTTCGAAAGAATGTTCAACCACCTATATTAAGTGTGCCCATGGTGAACCAATTGAACAAGAATGTGATGCTGGTTTGGCTTATGATGAACGTATACATGGCTGTAACTGGCCCGATCAATTGTTGGAAACTTGTAATCCAGAAG cTGTTGTTGGCTTCAAGTGCCCAACTAAAGTTGATGGTCCAGCTGCCCGTTTCTGGCCTTTCCCACGTTTCCCTGTACCCGGCGATTGTCATCGTTTAATCACTTGTGTCGAAGGACACCCTCGTCTTATTACCTGCGGCGAAGATAAAGTGTTCGATGAAACCACTTTGACCTGTGAAGATCCCGAAGAGGCTCATTCAAAATGTGGTGGTGGTTTTGGAAAATAA
- the LOC111680657 gene encoding uncharacterized protein LOC111680657 yields MELDWQHEFHEIKDRALNLLQTEKWADCRFLVGGAPPNQRIIAGHKIILAMASPVFERMFFGPSAAKDDPIVISDVQPDAFQAMLEYIYSDRINISSFDKACELCYVAKKYKLPHVVGQCTHFLWSDLSPRNACRAYEFAKLFEESRLMQKSMELIADHTREVLADPSFMDIEMSTLMAILDQDKLNIDSELDLFNALLRFANERGLQQAGPQNEPGSSEGGLLSVEEIKMEPDVNAMMQGHDEHYMEGNGDNNSYHDNAPSPDVVVVVDSDASVADAEENEEASASYAQPATSDAAGAAANLNYLMEAQRFVVDEEMLKKAVRKIRFLTMTPQQFAEGPARSKLLQQHEALAILIKISSPSINDCPMPEGFCSSRSSRNYYEQRNNQRDMSTFLHTHPSNNFFAGSSNSGGVTGVGVVSANSFPSLDAPVVQLQPQILSSNRNSMLNYGHKPRENVGMSLVTGAGDSGDGATHDTRRSYCVRTVNPQFDYRNTSVTDCGLTFQVDTNIWITGVQVPTQVLCGELMNSAGFSERYTEILYAHIQDVQGSRLSYTHWTSRVRYDSLLEISFDRPVYIYRNQIYKVFVVFNKIGWYPMYTSVPDVICNRVKFRFNVGDPGESVRDGLIRAIVFSTPQDNSRNILE; encoded by the exons ATGGAATTAGATTGGCAACATGAGTTTCATGAAATAAAAGATCGCGCCTTAAATTTGTTGCAGACGGAAAAATGGGCGGATTGTCGTTTTTTAGTTGGTGGTGCACCGCCCAATCAAAGAATAATTGCAGGTCATAAAATAATCTTGGCTATGGCTTCGCCAGTATTTGAGAGAATGTTTTTTGGTCCGTCGGCAGCTAAAGATGATCCTATTGTTATATCAGATGTACAGCCCGATGCTTTCCAGGCGATGTTGGAATACATTTATTCAGATCGCATAAATATCAGTTCATTCGATAAAGCCTGTGAGTTGTGCTATGTggcaaagaaatataaattaccACATGTTGTGGGCCAGTGTACACATTTTTTATGGTCGGACTTGAGTCCGAGAAACGCCTGTCGGGCATATGAGTTTGCCAAACTTTTTGAGGAGTCTCGTTTGATGCAAAAAAGTATGGAG TTAATTGCTGATCATACACGAGAAGTTCTAGCTGATCCCAGTTTTATGGATATTGAAATGTCAACATTAATGGCTATTTTGGATCAAGATAAATTAAACATAGACTCTGAATTGGATTTATTTAATGCTCTTTTGCGCTTTGCCAATGAACGTGGATTGCAACAGGCTGGGCCACAAAATGAGCCAGGTTCTAGTGAGGGCGGTTTGCTAAGTGTCgaagaaattaaaatggaaCCAGATGTAAATGCCATGATGCAGGGTCATGATGAGCATTATATGGAAGGCAATGGCGATAATAATTCTTATCATGATAATGCACCTTCCCCGGATGTTGTGGTGGTAGTAGATAGTGATGCATCTGTGGCAGATGCTGAAGAAAATGAAGAGGCTTCAGCTTCATATGCACAACCTGCAACTTCGGATGCAGCTGGGGCAGCCGCTAATCTTAATTATTTGATGGAAGCTCAACGTTTTGTTGTTGACGaggaaatgttgaaaaaagcTGTTAGAAAGATACGTTTCCTTACCATGACTCCTCAGCAGTTTGCTGAGGGTCCCGCCCGCTCTAAATTATTGCAACAACATGAAGCTTTGGCCattcttattaaaatttctagTCCTTCCATTAATGACTGTCCCATGCCGGAGGGTTTCTGTAGCTCACGTAGCAGTCGCAACTACTATGAACAGCGTAATAATCAACGTGATATGTCTACATTCCTACATACACATCCGTCGAACAATTTTTTTGCTGGTAGCAGCAATAGTGGTGGTGTCACTGGTGTTGGTGTTGTAAGTGCGAATAGTTTTCCTTCTTTAGATGCACCTGTGGTTCAACTCCAACCACAAATTCTGAGCTCAAATCGTAATTCAATGCTCAATTATGGTCACAAACCGCGAGAAAATGTTGGTATGTCTTTGGTTACGGGTGCTGGAGACTCTGGAGATGGTGCTACTCACGATACACGTCGTTCGTATTGTGTACGCACGGTTAATCCTCAATTTGATTATCGTAATACAAGTGTCACCGACTGCGGTTTAACATTTCAAGTTGATACAAATATTTGGATAACAG GTGTTCAAGTACCTACCCAGGTACTTTGTGGTGAACTCATGAATTCCGCAGGTTTCTCCGAACGTTACACCGAAATTCTCTACGCTCATATACAAGACGTACAAGGATCTCGACTCAGCTACACTCATTGGACATCACGTGTCCGCTATGATTCTCTACTGGAAATCTCATTCGATCGTCCTGTCTATATCTATCGCAATCAAATCTACAAAGTTTTTGTAGTGTTTAATAAAATCGGTTGGTATCCCATGTATACATCTGTGCCGGATGTCATCTGTAATCGAgttaaatttcgttttaatgTTGGCGATCCTGGTGAGTCGGTACGTGATGGACTGATACGCGCCATTGTCTTTTCAACGCCACAGGACAATAGTAGAAATATACTGGAGTAA
- the LOC111680654 gene encoding uncharacterized protein LOC111680654, translating into MELDWQHEFYEIKDRGLHLLQTEKWADCRFLVGGAPPNQKIIAGHKLILTMASPVFERMFYGQLANKEDPIVIPDVQPDAFQAMLEYIYSDRINISSFDKACELCYVAKKYMLPHVVEQCTRFLWSDLSPKNACRAYEFAKLFDEPRLMQSSMELIAGHTREVLADPSFMDIEMSTLMAILDQDKLNIDSELDLFNALLRFASERGMFRDESMQNNTQNAEQNCAANSGGGGGMLQVEEIKMEPDVNAMMQGHDDDYNEDNYHHNVPSPDVVVVDSDTSATDASENEGGGRAISAPSSSISYEQPSTSAAAAAANANASNLNYFMDTQHSIIDEDMLKRAVKKIRFLTMTPQQFAEGPARSKLLQQDEALAILIKISSPSINDCPMPEGFCSSRCSRNYYEQRSSQRDLSGFLHIHTPNNSFIQGSGNICNYAPMDASVDHVQPQILSSNRTCNLPGNNSNAHKSRDNTGVSLVTGGGDSDVATNDTRRSYCVRTVNPQFDYRNTSVTDCGLTFQVDTNIWITGVQVPTQVLCGELMNSAGFSERYTEILYAHIQDIQGSRLSYTHCTSRVRYDSLLEISFDRPVYIYRNQIYKVFVVFNKIGWYPMYTSVPDVICNRVKFRFNVGDPGESVRDGLIRAIVFSTPQDSSRQILE; encoded by the exons atggaattaGACTGGCAACatgaattttatgaaataaaagatCGAGGTTTACATTTGTTACAAACTGAAAAATGGGCCGATTGTCGTTTCCTAGTTGGTGGTGCACCaccaaaccaaaaaataattgcTGGCCATAAACTTATCTTGACCATGGCCTCTCCGGTCTTTGAGCGTATGTTTTATGGTCAGTTAGCTAACAAAGAAGATCCTATTGTTATACCCGATGTGCAGCCTGATGCTTTTCAGGCCATGTTGGAGTATATTTACTCGGATCGTATTAATATCAGTTCATTCGATAAGGCCTGTGAGTTGTGTTATGTTGCTAAGAAATACATGTTGCCGCATGTAGTGGAACAATGTACACGTTTTCTGTGGTCGGATTTAAGTCCGAAAAACGCCTGTCGGGCATATGAGTTTGCAAAACTTTTCGATGAGCCCCGTTTGATGCAAAGTAGTATGGAG ttaatagcTGGTCATACCCGAGAAGTGTTGGCTGATCCCAGTTTCATGGATATTGAAATGTCGACTCTAATGGCCATTTTAGATCAGGACAAATTAAATATAGATTCTGAATTGGATTTATTTAATGCTTTACTACGTTTCGCCAGCGAAAGGGGCATGTTTAGAGATGAATCCATGCAGAACAATACCCAAAATGCGGAGCAGAATTGTGCAGCTAATAGTGGTGGCGGTGGCGGTATGTTACAAgttgaagaaataaaaatggaGCCAGATGTTAATGCTATGATGCAGGGTCATGATGATGATTATAATGAAGATAATTACCATCATAATGTACCCTCTCCTGATGTTGTTGTAGTGGATAGTGATACATCTGCAACAGATGCTTCGGAAAATGAAGGTGGTGGCAGAGCAATATCAGCACCCTCCTCATCTATTTCATATGAACAACCGTCCACTTCTGCTGCTGCAGCAGCCGCAAATGCAAATGCTTCtaatcttaattattttatggaTACTCAACATTCAATTATAGACGAAGATATGTTGAAAAGAGCCGTAAAGAAAATTCGCTTTCTCACCATGACACCACAACAGTTTGCTGAGGGTCCTGCAAGATCTAAATTGTTGCAACAAGATGAAGCTTTGGCTATTCTCATCAAAATTTCTAGTCCTTCTATTAATGACTGTCCCATGCCAGAGGGTTTCTGTAGTTCACGTTGCAGTCGCAACTACTATGAACAGCGCAGTAGTCAGCGTGATTTATCTGGTTTTCTACATATTCATACGCCTAATAATAGCTTCATACAGGGCAGTGGTAACATATGTAATTATGCTCCCATGGATGCATCTGTCGATCATGTTCAACCACAAATCTTAAGCTCAAATCGAACATGCAATTTACCAGGCAATAATAGTAATGCCCATAAATCACGTGATAATACAGGTGTGTCTTTGGTAACAGGTGGTGGAGATTCGGATGTGGCTACAAATGACACTCGTCGTTCGTATTGTGTACGCACGGTTAATCCTCAATTTGATTATCGTAATACTAGTGTTACCGATTGTGGTTTAACATTTCAGGTTGATACGAATATTTGGATAACAg GTGTTCAAGTACCCACTCAAGTACTTTGTGGTGAACTCATGAACTCAGCTGGTTTTTCTGAACGTTATACCGAAATTCTATATGCTCATATACAGGACATTCAAGGATCACGTCTTAGTTACACTCATTGTACATCACGCGTTCGCTATGATTCTCTGCTGGAAATCTCATTCGATCGTCCTGTCTATATCTATCGCAATCAAATCTACAAAGTATTTGTTGTCTTTAATAAAATCGGTTGGTATCCCATGTACACCTCTGTGCCGGATGTCATCTGTAATCGTgttaaatttcgttttaatgTTGGTGATCCCGGTGAGTCGGTACGTGATGGTCTAATACGTGCAATTGTCTTTTCAACACCACAAGACAGTAGTAGACAAATTTTGGAGTAA
- the LOC111680656 gene encoding adenosine 5'-monophosphoramidase HINT1, with translation MSLLNLLSRSRLIIRKNCLYNLPSICKVGMASEVDKAQSAAPAEDTIFGKILRKEIPCNFIYEDDKCVAFHDINAQAPTHFLVIPRKPIVMLSQAEETDANLLGHLMLVGSKVAKQLGLEDGYRVVINNGKHGAQSVYHLHLHFLGGRQMQWPPG, from the exons ATGAGTCTATTGAATTTACTTTCACGAAGCCGGTTAATTATAAGGAAGAACTG TCTTTATAATTTGCCATCCATTTGCAAGGTCGGAATGGCAAGTGAAGTTGATAAGGCCCAATCGGCCGCACCAGCCGAAGATACAATTTTCGGTAAAATTTTACGCAAGGAAATTCCTTGTAATTTCATTTACGAAGACGATAAATGTGTTGCCTTCCACGACATCAATGCACAAGCACCGACACATTTTTTGGTCATACCACGTAAACCTATTGTAATGCTGTCGCAGGCGGAAGAAACTGATGCCAACTTATTGGGTCATCTGATGTTGGTGGGCAGTAAGGTTGCCAAGCAGTTGGGTTTGGAGGATGGTTACCGTGTGGTCATTAACAATGGCAAACATGGTGCTCAATCAGTGTATCATTTACATTTGCATTTCTTGGGTGGCCGTCAAATGCAATGGCCACCAGGCTAA
- the LOC111680655 gene encoding rab-like protein 3 isoform X3 yields MANTIDKVRIIIVGDSGVGKTCLTHLIAHGESLTRPGWTVGCNIEIKLHEYKEGTAQQKPYFIELFDIGGSLSHKNTRSVFYTPTHGIILVHDLTNRKSHSNLREWLFEILNKEGKDTYKGGSSGAGNSGQTTSLINDASGFDPEEFVGATQIPILVMGTKLDLVDERRQPKTVQKAGGIGKTEQCGAEEIWLNCRDPRSIAAGTTDAVKLSRFFDMVIEKKQQTRETGFYSSGSLTDRRRYNTASSSSPQGSPTIISTANICGSGSNYSSPVGDIRPIAKMQPAYVKT; encoded by the exons ATGGCAAATACTATAGATAAAGTACGCATAATTATAGTAGGAGATTCAG GTGTTGGCAAAACTTGTCTTACTCATCTTATAGCTCACGGCGAAAGTCTTACCAGGCCAGGCTGGACGGTGGGTTGTAATATAGAGATCAAATTACATGAATACAAAGAAGGTACTGCACAACAGAAGCcctattttatagaattattcGATATTGGTGGTTCGTTAAGCCACAAAAATACCAGAAGTGTTTTTTACACTCCCACCCATGGCATTattttggtacatgatctaACAAATCGTAAAAGTCATAGTAACTTACGGGAATGGCTATTTGAAATTCTGAATAAAGAAGGCAAAGATACCTACAAGGGAGGCAGCAGTGGTGCTGGTAACAGTGGGCAAACGACAAGTTTAATAAATGATGCCAGTGGTTTTGATCCCGAAGAATTTGTGGGAGCTACTCAAATACCAATTTTAGTAATGGGCACAAAACTAGATTTAGTCGATGAGAGAAGACAACCGAAAACAGTGCAAAAAGCCGGCGGCATAGGTAAAA CCGAACAATGTGGTGCCGAAGAAATTTGGCTTAATTGTCGTGATCCCCGCAGTATCGCTGCTGGTACTACCGACGCCGTTAAGCTTTCCAGATTTTTCGATATGGTCAtcgaaaaaaagcaacaaactaGAGAAACAGGATTTTATAGCTCTGGTTCATTAACCGATCGTCGTCGTTATAATACGGCTTCGTCATCTTCGCCCCAAGGTAGTCCCACCATAATTTCAACTGCGAATATTTGTGGCAGCGGCAGTAATTATAGTTCTCCTGTGGGAGATATCAGACCTATAGCAAAAATGCAACCAGCATATG TAAAAACGTAA
- the LOC111680655 gene encoding rab-like protein 3 isoform X1: MANTIDKVRIIIVGDSGVGKTCLTHLIAHGESLTRPGWTVGCNIEIKLHEYKEGTAQQKPYFIELFDIGGSLSHKNTRSVFYTPTHGIILVHDLTNRKSHSNLREWLFEILNKEGKDTYKGGSSGAGNSGQTTSLINDASGFDPEEFVGATQIPILVMGTKLDLVDERRQPKTVQKAGGIGKTEQCGAEEIWLNCRDPRSIAAGTTDAVKLSRFFDMVIEKKQQTRETGFYSSGSLTDRRRYNTASSSSPQGSPTIISTANICGSGSNYSSPVGDIRPIAKMQPAYGNVLMDSNS; this comes from the exons ATGGCAAATACTATAGATAAAGTACGCATAATTATAGTAGGAGATTCAG GTGTTGGCAAAACTTGTCTTACTCATCTTATAGCTCACGGCGAAAGTCTTACCAGGCCAGGCTGGACGGTGGGTTGTAATATAGAGATCAAATTACATGAATACAAAGAAGGTACTGCACAACAGAAGCcctattttatagaattattcGATATTGGTGGTTCGTTAAGCCACAAAAATACCAGAAGTGTTTTTTACACTCCCACCCATGGCATTattttggtacatgatctaACAAATCGTAAAAGTCATAGTAACTTACGGGAATGGCTATTTGAAATTCTGAATAAAGAAGGCAAAGATACCTACAAGGGAGGCAGCAGTGGTGCTGGTAACAGTGGGCAAACGACAAGTTTAATAAATGATGCCAGTGGTTTTGATCCCGAAGAATTTGTGGGAGCTACTCAAATACCAATTTTAGTAATGGGCACAAAACTAGATTTAGTCGATGAGAGAAGACAACCGAAAACAGTGCAAAAAGCCGGCGGCATAGGTAAAA CCGAACAATGTGGTGCCGAAGAAATTTGGCTTAATTGTCGTGATCCCCGCAGTATCGCTGCTGGTACTACCGACGCCGTTAAGCTTTCCAGATTTTTCGATATGGTCAtcgaaaaaaagcaacaaactaGAGAAACAGGATTTTATAGCTCTGGTTCATTAACCGATCGTCGTCGTTATAATACGGCTTCGTCATCTTCGCCCCAAGGTAGTCCCACCATAATTTCAACTGCGAATATTTGTGGCAGCGGCAGTAATTATAGTTCTCCTGTGGGAGATATCAGACCTATAGCAAAAATGCAACCAGCATATGGTAATGTTTTAATGGATTCTAAttcttag
- the LOC111680655 gene encoding rab-like protein 3 isoform X2: MANTIDKVRIIIVGDSGVGKTCLTHLIAHGESLTRPGWTVGCNIEIKLHEYKEGTAQQKPYFIELFDIGGSLSHKNTRSVFYTPTHGIILVHDLTNRKSHSNLREWLFEILNKEGKDTYKGGSSGAGNSGQTTSLINDASGFDPEEFVGATQIPILVMGTKLDLVDERRQPKTVQKAGGIAEQCGAEEIWLNCRDPRSIAAGTTDAVKLSRFFDMVIEKKQQTRETGFYSSGSLTDRRRYNTASSSSPQGSPTIISTANICGSGSNYSSPVGDIRPIAKMQPAYGNVLMDSNS; the protein is encoded by the exons ATGGCAAATACTATAGATAAAGTACGCATAATTATAGTAGGAGATTCAG GTGTTGGCAAAACTTGTCTTACTCATCTTATAGCTCACGGCGAAAGTCTTACCAGGCCAGGCTGGACGGTGGGTTGTAATATAGAGATCAAATTACATGAATACAAAGAAGGTACTGCACAACAGAAGCcctattttatagaattattcGATATTGGTGGTTCGTTAAGCCACAAAAATACCAGAAGTGTTTTTTACACTCCCACCCATGGCATTattttggtacatgatctaACAAATCGTAAAAGTCATAGTAACTTACGGGAATGGCTATTTGAAATTCTGAATAAAGAAGGCAAAGATACCTACAAGGGAGGCAGCAGTGGTGCTGGTAACAGTGGGCAAACGACAAGTTTAATAAATGATGCCAGTGGTTTTGATCCCGAAGAATTTGTGGGAGCTACTCAAATACCAATTTTAGTAATGGGCACAAAACTAGATTTAGTCGATGAGAGAAGACAACCGAAAACAGTGCAAAAAGCCGGCGGCATAG CCGAACAATGTGGTGCCGAAGAAATTTGGCTTAATTGTCGTGATCCCCGCAGTATCGCTGCTGGTACTACCGACGCCGTTAAGCTTTCCAGATTTTTCGATATGGTCAtcgaaaaaaagcaacaaactaGAGAAACAGGATTTTATAGCTCTGGTTCATTAACCGATCGTCGTCGTTATAATACGGCTTCGTCATCTTCGCCCCAAGGTAGTCCCACCATAATTTCAACTGCGAATATTTGTGGCAGCGGCAGTAATTATAGTTCTCCTGTGGGAGATATCAGACCTATAGCAAAAATGCAACCAGCATATGGTAATGTTTTAATGGATTCTAAttcttag